Proteins from one Rubripirellula tenax genomic window:
- a CDS encoding family 16 glycoside hydrolase produces MIRTMFAGAALFLVPLSSVMAEKNVTIQPLAGSLGDAVASVTFDEPLAKPISAVKGDWKVVDGVLMGKELASDEHAAVLNYQLENTDSVVRFSFKFDDNTNGAQFSMNHAKGHLFRVIVTKAGVSVNLDKDKSDPTSKAKKLGSANVPFKTGQWYTMQIEMRGDRVVVQTDNDTMVDVSDAKLKTTKPSYRWVMKGNSLAIDDLIIWK; encoded by the coding sequence ATGATTCGAACGATGTTTGCTGGTGCCGCTTTGTTTCTGGTCCCTCTTTCCAGCGTGATGGCGGAAAAGAATGTGACCATCCAACCACTTGCGGGTTCGCTGGGCGACGCGGTCGCGTCGGTCACGTTCGATGAACCGCTGGCGAAACCGATTTCCGCCGTCAAAGGGGATTGGAAAGTAGTCGATGGCGTCTTGATGGGCAAAGAACTGGCATCGGACGAACACGCAGCGGTCTTGAACTATCAATTGGAAAACACCGATTCGGTCGTTCGCTTTTCGTTCAAGTTTGATGACAACACGAACGGTGCTCAATTCAGCATGAATCACGCGAAGGGCCATCTGTTTCGCGTGATCGTTACCAAGGCGGGCGTGTCGGTGAATCTTGATAAAGACAAGAGTGACCCGACGTCCAAGGCGAAGAAACTTGGGTCCGCGAACGTCCCTTTCAAAACCGGACAATGGTATACGATGCAGATCGAAATGCGCGGTGATCGAGTGGTCGTTCAAACCGACAATGACACCATGGTGGACGTCAGCGATGCGAAGCTGAAGACCACGAAGCCAAGCTACCGATGGGTAATGAAGGGCAATTCGCTCGCTATCGATGACCTGATCATTTGGAAGTAG